From a region of the Procambarus clarkii isolate CNS0578487 chromosome 18, FALCON_Pclarkii_2.0, whole genome shotgun sequence genome:
- the LOC138365853 gene encoding large ribosomal subunit protein eL24-like, whose translation MKLQLCNFSGYKIQPGHGKTMVRTDGKVYVFLSAKCERAHMMKRNPREIRWTILYRRKHKKGMEEETTKKRTRRAQKYHRAIVGASLTDIMAKRYLDVVLFHGAFLK comes from the exons ATGAA GCTTCAACTGTGCAACTTCAGTGGCTACAAAATCCAGCCCGGCCATGGCAAGACCATGGTGCGGACGGATGGCAAG GTGTACGTGTTCCTCAGTGCCAAATGTGAGCGGGCACACATGATGAAGCGAAATCCCCGTGAGATTCGATGGACTATTTTATACAG GCGAAAGCACAAGAAGGGTATGGAAGAAGAGACTACAAAGAAGCGTACTCGCCGTGCCCAGAAATACCATCGTGCTATTGTAGGAGCCTCTCTTACAGACATTATGGCCAAGAGGTATTTAGATGTGGTTTTATTCCATGGAGCATTTTTAAagtaa